The following proteins are encoded in a genomic region of Arachis stenosperma cultivar V10309 chromosome 4, arast.V10309.gnm1.PFL2, whole genome shotgun sequence:
- the LOC130973469 gene encoding probable NADH dehydrogenase [ubiquinone] 1 alpha subcomplex subunit 12, with translation MASSVAKNILKSIREKGFGAFLRQLKDEGYLRCLPDGNLLQTKIHNIGATLVGVDKFGNKYYEKLENTQYGRHRWVEYAEKSRYNASQVPPEWHGWLHFITDHTGDELLLLKPRRYGVEHKENLSGEGEQYIYHSKGHALNPGQRDWTRYQPWQSKLEP, from the exons atgGCATCATCGGTGGCGAAGAACATTCTCAAATCGATCAGAGAGAAAGGTTTCGGCGCCTTCCTCAGACAGCTCAAAGATGAAGGCTACCT GAGGTGCCTTCCGGACGGAAATCTCTT GCAAACCAAGATCCATAATATTGGTGCAACGCTTGTTGGTGTTGACAAATTCGGTAACAAGTATTATGAGAAACTTGAAAACACACAATATG GAAGACACAGGTGGGTTGAATATGCAGAAAAGAGTAGATATAATGCTTCACAAGTTCCACCTGAATGGCATGGTTGGCTCCACTTCATTACTGATCATACAGGAGATGAG CTTCTTTTGCTGAAACCGAGAAGGTATGGTGTTGAACACAAAGAAAATTTGTCAGGAGAGGGTGAACAGTATATCTATCACTCCAAGGGACATGCACTTAATCCCGGACAGAGAGACTGGACAAGGTACCAACCATGGCAATCCAAGCTTGAACCATGA
- the LOC130973516 gene encoding uncharacterized protein LOC130973516, with the protein MASETSPSPKILLAKPGLVAGGPVTGKFSRGGAADDEAAQLRSRLPSVASLNLLSDSWDFHIDRFLPFLTENTDFTVIGVIGPSGAGKSTIMNEIYGFDSTSPGMLPPFSTQSEETRAMARHCSTGIEPRVSSERIILLDTQPVFSASVLAEMMRPDGSSTISVITGESLSAELAHEIMNIQLAILLASICHVVLVVSDGVHDDSMWHLMLTADLLKHGIPDPSLPASSLSQSSNLGIERDYKVPEREEYMATPVFVHSKLHDQDFTPKNVVQLRRALLQYFKASSFAGEHTGSKPGEQNTSHMDSGMLNMHAIPFKQKEENPRARHESYISALWKLRDQILSMKPPSFTRPVSEREWLKNSVKIWEQIKSSPTILDYCRTLQHSGMFRR; encoded by the exons ATGGCTTCTGAAACATCTCCTTCTCCGAAGATCCTTCTAGCAAAGCCTGGACTCGTCGCCGGCGGTCCCGTCACCGGTAAATTTTCCCGTGGCGGAGCCGCCGACGATGAAGCTGCGCAGCTCCGTTCTCGTCTTCCTTCCGTTGCATCCCTCAACCTTCTCTCCGATTCCTGGGATTTCCACATCGATCGATTTCTCCCT TTTTTGACTGAGAATACTGATTTCACTGTGATTGGGGTGATTGGGCCATCTGGAGCTGGAAAATCAACTATTATGAACGAAATTTATGGTTTTGATTCAACTTCACCTG GGATGCTACCACCTTTTTCCACACAGTCTGAAGAGACCAGAGCCATGGCAAGGCATTGTTCTACTGGCATTGAACCTAGGGTATCTTCTGAACGTATTATTCTTCTTGATACTCAG CCTGTGTTTAGTGCTTCGGTTTTAGCCGAGATGATGAGACCGGATGGCTCTTCGACGATTTCAGTGATAACTGGAGAATCACTGTCAGCTGAATTGGCTCATGAGATTATGAATATTCAG CTTGCTATTCTACTTGCATCTATATGCCATGTTGTGCTGGTGGTGTCCGATGGAGTTCATGATGATAGCATGTGGCATTTGATGTTGACG GCTGACTTGTTGAAGCATGGGATACCAGACCCATCCTTGCCGGCTTCATCACTTTCACAGAGCTCTAATTTGGGGATTGAAAGAGATTACAAAGTTCCTGAACGTGAAGAGTACATGGCTACCCCTGTGTTTGTACACAGCAA GTTGCATGATCAAGACTTTACTCCCAAAAATGTTGTGCAGTTGAGAAGGGCACTTTTGCAGTATTTCAAAGCATCCTCATTTGCGGGAGAACACACTGGAAGCAAGCCGGGGGAACAAAATACAAGTCATATGGATTCTGGCATGCTAAATATGCATGCGATCCCATTCAAGCAAAAGGAAGAAAATCCAAGAGCTCGGCATGAAAGTTACATATCTGCATTATGGAAATTACGGGATCAG ATTTTATCGATGAAGCCGCCATCTTTCACGAGACCTGTGTCTGAGCGGGAATGGTTGAAGAATTCAGTCAAGATATGGGAACAAATAAAGAGTTCCCCAACCATATTGGATTACTGCAGAACACTTCAACATTCTGGCATGTTTAGGAGGTAG